From a single Lewinella sp. LCG006 genomic region:
- a CDS encoding BamA/TamA family outer membrane protein, which translates to MYIRLYPLLLFFLLVLLSNCQVKRYLPDNEYLLKGAGLELMAADSVNTANLREQAMESITQRISPRWRVWWYYREHAPLRWLGKRIGREPAFYQDRQSQQMLSVLQNRATNLGHFYSLATYTTDTLERQKAIRVNYQLELGEAYTIDTIRYAIRNPSIAAILDSLRTKSLLKKGGRYSLGQLKLELQRLEDGLRQKGYYYFAAQDLEFLGDTIGNDHGIRLLLKLKDGLSPRHLQAQRLQQIIIYSNYQRSDQQGGASDTTIYQGLQIICKDCPLKPNIMAEAVAQRPGMLYNPQTHEQTIERLANYNTFQYISLNYEPVEGQDSLLNLQIYLSPQKPRSIAGEVGAAYNSGRYFGPEFGFKYANRNFNQGAELFTLEGDVTYNFFLGPANESRIPRSGIFSLKTGVEIPRFWLPQRERLLPAFLKSSTSIQLGFKMENIQLQLNRFATEIEDNDYQDLGMLLAADANATSAVRLWQLSGEYAYSWRRKATISNTLTVLRLRYQNPEVATEELLSLSRSLGFTQGLTGLGRLDRMFLWGPAYRWTYDSRLRRKTTKASPHHFFANLDLGLVFNQVLPVGSNERSLKAEKSNYLQPEADLRYYFDLNRAITLAARVHFGIATPFGGRAIVPYFDLYTVGGPNSLRGFIPRGLGPGITVPLDNNLLGQNGYGNVLFESSLELRYKLGSMFQLAAFADAGNVWLYKTETDPTPGDFSAQRFVQEMAVDAGAGVRIDLSFLIVRIDIAKPIVIPYETNPATPPNRKPRFVLAFGQAF; encoded by the coding sequence ATGTACATTAGGCTATACCCTTTATTACTATTTTTCCTCCTGGTCTTGTTGAGCAATTGCCAGGTAAAGCGGTATTTACCCGACAACGAATACCTTCTCAAAGGAGCTGGTTTGGAGTTGATGGCCGCAGACAGTGTCAATACTGCCAATTTACGTGAGCAAGCCATGGAAAGCATCACCCAGCGGATTAGCCCTCGTTGGCGGGTTTGGTGGTACTATCGCGAGCATGCACCACTGCGCTGGTTAGGTAAAAGAATAGGCCGGGAACCCGCTTTTTATCAAGATCGCCAAAGCCAGCAAATGCTGAGTGTTTTGCAAAATCGGGCAACCAATCTGGGGCATTTTTACAGCCTGGCTACCTACACCACAGATACTTTAGAGAGACAAAAGGCTATTCGGGTAAACTATCAGTTGGAGCTAGGAGAAGCTTATACGATAGATACCATTCGCTACGCTATCCGCAACCCTTCAATAGCAGCTATCCTTGATAGTTTGCGAACAAAAAGCTTGTTGAAAAAAGGAGGCCGGTATTCGCTTGGCCAGTTAAAGTTGGAGTTGCAACGGCTAGAGGATGGATTAAGACAAAAAGGATACTATTATTTTGCCGCCCAGGACCTGGAGTTTTTGGGCGATACGATAGGCAATGACCACGGCATTAGGCTGCTTTTGAAGCTTAAGGATGGCCTAAGTCCCCGCCATTTGCAAGCCCAGCGCTTGCAACAGATTATCATCTACAGCAACTATCAGCGAAGTGATCAACAAGGTGGGGCCTCAGATACAACGATCTACCAAGGTTTACAGATCATCTGTAAGGATTGCCCATTGAAACCCAATATCATGGCGGAAGCAGTCGCCCAACGTCCGGGTATGCTGTACAATCCCCAAACGCACGAGCAGACCATTGAGCGCCTGGCGAATTACAATACCTTCCAATATATTAGCCTGAATTACGAGCCCGTTGAAGGGCAGGATAGTCTGCTCAATTTACAGATTTACCTGTCACCGCAAAAACCTCGCTCCATTGCTGGTGAGGTAGGGGCGGCGTACAATAGTGGCCGCTATTTTGGACCTGAATTTGGGTTCAAATACGCCAACCGTAATTTTAATCAAGGTGCCGAACTGTTTACCCTGGAAGGAGATGTGACCTATAATTTTTTCCTGGGACCCGCCAACGAAAGCCGTATTCCTCGGTCAGGAATTTTTAGTCTCAAAACGGGCGTGGAAATTCCGCGCTTTTGGCTTCCCCAGCGAGAAAGGTTATTACCTGCTTTTTTGAAAAGCAGCACCAGTATTCAACTCGGTTTTAAGATGGAAAATATCCAACTACAGTTGAACCGCTTTGCTACGGAAATTGAAGACAATGATTACCAAGACCTGGGAATGCTGCTAGCTGCTGACGCGAATGCTACTTCGGCGGTGCGGCTTTGGCAGCTAAGTGGAGAATACGCTTATAGCTGGCGAAGGAAAGCCACAATTTCTAATACTTTGACCGTACTCCGGCTTCGCTATCAGAATCCCGAAGTTGCTACAGAGGAATTGTTGAGTTTGAGTCGTTCGCTGGGTTTCACCCAAGGATTGACGGGTTTAGGGCGCTTGGATAGAATGTTCCTTTGGGGGCCTGCCTACCGCTGGACCTATGATTCCCGCTTGCGGCGTAAGACGACCAAGGCCAGCCCACACCATTTCTTCGCTAATTTGGACTTAGGGCTGGTCTTCAATCAAGTATTACCAGTGGGGAGCAACGAACGTTCCCTAAAAGCAGAGAAGAGCAATTACCTACAGCCAGAGGCCGATTTGCGTTATTATTTTGATCTTAATCGTGCGATTACGCTTGCGGCTAGGGTTCATTTTGGTATTGCAACCCCTTTTGGTGGGCGGGCTATCGTACCTTATTTTGATTTATACACCGTGGGCGGCCCCAACAGTTTACGCGGCTTTATCCCGAGAGGCCTTGGGCCGGGAATCACCGTGCCCTTAGATAATAACCTGCTGGGCCAGAATGGCTACGGTAATGTTTTGTTTGAGAGCAGCCTGGAGCTGCGCTATAAGTTGGGGTCTATGTTTCAACTGGCAGCATTTGCCGATGCGGGCAATGTGTGGCTGTACAAAACAGAAACCGATCCAACACCTGGTGATTTCAGTGCGCAAAGATTTGTCCAGGAAATGGCCGTAGATGCGGGAGCAGGCGTGCGTATCGACTTGTCTTTTCTGATCGTGAGAATAGACATCGCAAAGCCCATTGTAATTCCTTACGAAACGAACCCAGCTACACCCCCAAATCGTAAACCACGTTTTGTACTCGCTTTTGGGCAAGCATTTTAG
- a CDS encoding RNA polymerase sigma factor produces MSTIDFTEQLNGLQLFLYNFALRLTNNQEAAKDLVQETSMKAFRYKEKFQVGTNFKGWIATIMRNTFITNYRKKQKNRTVSEPVEELAYGLESTTILSNQAEVNLRLQELMKMFDEISDLYTVPFLLHYRGYEYQEIAEQLQLPIGTIKSRIFTARQKMKDLIESRYEAR; encoded by the coding sequence ATGTCTACGATCGATTTCACAGAGCAATTAAATGGTTTGCAATTGTTTCTTTACAACTTTGCCTTGCGCCTGACCAACAACCAGGAGGCAGCTAAGGACCTAGTACAAGAAACAAGCATGAAAGCATTTCGCTACAAGGAAAAATTTCAGGTAGGCACCAATTTTAAGGGATGGATTGCGACCATTATGCGCAACACCTTTATTACAAACTACCGAAAGAAACAGAAGAACCGCACCGTGAGTGAACCTGTGGAGGAATTGGCTTACGGCTTGGAAAGTACGACGATTCTTAGCAACCAGGCTGAGGTCAACTTACGTCTGCAAGAATTGATGAAGATGTTTGACGAGATCAGCGATCTTTATACCGTTCCCTTTCTATTGCACTACCGGGGTTATGAATACCAGGAAATAGCTGAGCAACTACAGCTGCCGATAGGAACCATCAAAAGTCGAATTTTTACTGCTCGCCAAAAAATGAAGGATTTGATTGAGTCGCGCTACGAGGCAAGATAA
- a CDS encoding translocation/assembly module TamB domain-containing protein, with amino-acid sequence MRKGIKWLLKAAMWLLLTLVSLIGIVVVALHTPPVQKWATEQAASFLEQTLQTEVGIGGFGLGVPRLLQLHDVFINTPQGDTLARLGHLKLGLDMWALLRQEISVDNVLLEDVYARIITTDSTSNFQFIIDAFAPVDTTAVKPAAEPAGSSGWTFNLQQTQLNLQGIDLYYQDDPGGLLLDVKLENGVLIADAIDLEKQSFLLERLFLQQAKVKVVLGQTEPSPVDTTAAAAIIAACQDLLLDEVDFSLSMDSLDMQTAFAALQVRELRTTLGETTAASFTDLTMRGGSITYDTPAPAAKGGFDANHLAIRQINGELSAFDFSGTQLVAKILELQGQDQSGLQLNHLSGDITYDSIALVVENLVLDTEQSSLNATLFRYGFPEDSLSNNLDLTARAQGDLAISELLKLLPDSLTSPWLQDYPGSKISFVTNLSSEGEQLNIGQLDVQAPGVDLRAKGEVYRPLDPEQIGGQLTLDRFQVEPDKVRVLLPPDLLPDYIEWPRLVSAQGRVSYLNQNLSLNLRAREERLTTPLWTQFLLQGKILKPADFKQATFDVFMDTLFVTRQSIQAYLPPKALPEGYQIPDYLEASGSVSGPMNNLVVDLQLFLPGRETYLKVGGKVKEVLDPEALFLDLKLADLNVRTADVLPLLPDSLLSPDFNLPNLRIQNASLTGKLDDLAFNLPINTSNGNGNVSGIYKPKDFSLDLDLFDTELAELFTGAIHDTIASLELQPLRMEIQAVGSLEPTFTASIHTRLTEEERGQLLDLNAEISENDYRAQLVFSHPYLQGTGEGRYQLQDSTALVRANFDLNKIDLERWQLSDRPLLGSGKLEVNSIGLKADQLDARILLDNILLRGEGSTAYIDSMLILANLNQEENQVTINSDVLQARLTGVFDPLKIMPEIVRFLTSYLDEEPFAGDPVINGQNFELEMELTNPRPFTSGIIPGLTELSPFSVDFSYRDKEPALLFDLQLGQLSYGGIRLEGMAIKAEGDEQQLALNGDWRNIVIGEDIAIGRTSIVSKQIQGGLNTTLKVFAQDSVRHRFSFNWRQTTRGQEISLEPRQVINFSEWRLPEGNAIVILDSTLTVEDWVMSRNDRSIRMEDTEQNGLAISFDDVNLARFSRLLNSEEALLGGIMNGNVYLDEVLTNLGIRADLGIAQLAYYEQAMGDFAVAVSSTDNTNFEMSASLNGAGNDLSVRGTYREGGVLDLQLAMKQLQVASVEPFSLGYLKNAEGYLEGNLAVTGTINEPRIDGQVSFQDAALAISLLGSRYRLDDQTIRFNGKTMLFEQFTLLDENNNNATLDGRVIVNSLEDIQLDLQARTKDFLAVNSTEKDNDLFYGYLRVDAEVSITGTAAEPRLVVAAAPSSESNLTYAYSTGDQARLETTQGVIKFAETYEWEEIIANEQRDTLTKSGSGAYLETNLQINEKLRIRVIIDPITQQEFSGRGNGTMTFIQYPTGQQQLTGQIRMAGGAYDMVLEGLQTYTFDLQAGSEVIFTGNPFNPQFDLTITNTVKVSPLPLVSSVTSGVADQTALRQRQTFLVALDLKGDLQGMDINADILYPEDIYGNQNLDAVKDALSQLRSDQSRVYLTAIMLITFKSFVIPKLDVGGNPQENIVNGVAGAVGDALSQLVNSQLGFVDFNLGVENYETSTGEQNYNLRLSLQKSFFNDRLIVSVDGVTNTAADTGTTEGDAQTYIDNVSVAYLLDPDGNLRIKLFNDRDRNEFVGGNTIRFGGRLVFSKDFNRFFWQKK; translated from the coding sequence TTGCGCAAAGGAATAAAATGGCTGCTTAAGGCAGCAATGTGGCTCTTGCTGACGCTCGTGTCATTGATCGGCATTGTGGTGGTGGCCCTGCATACGCCACCCGTACAAAAATGGGCGACGGAGCAGGCAGCATCCTTTCTGGAACAGACCTTGCAAACGGAAGTTGGCATTGGTGGTTTCGGCTTAGGAGTTCCTCGGCTCTTGCAACTGCACGATGTTTTCATCAATACACCACAGGGCGATACCTTGGCCCGACTCGGACACCTTAAGCTGGGTTTGGATATGTGGGCCTTGCTACGACAAGAGATAAGCGTAGACAATGTATTGTTGGAAGACGTGTATGCCAGGATCATCACTACCGACAGCACAAGTAATTTTCAATTCATTATTGACGCCTTCGCACCCGTCGATACGACGGCCGTGAAGCCTGCTGCGGAACCTGCGGGTTCTTCTGGTTGGACCTTCAATTTACAACAAACCCAACTGAACCTGCAAGGCATTGACCTCTATTATCAGGATGATCCCGGCGGATTGTTGCTGGATGTAAAGTTGGAGAATGGGGTGCTGATCGCTGATGCGATTGATCTCGAAAAACAGTCCTTCTTATTGGAACGGCTTTTTTTGCAGCAAGCTAAAGTCAAGGTGGTATTGGGCCAGACAGAACCTTCTCCTGTGGACACCACTGCAGCGGCGGCCATCATTGCTGCATGTCAGGATTTGCTGCTGGATGAGGTGGATTTTAGTCTCTCTATGGATAGTCTGGATATGCAGACAGCCTTTGCCGCTTTACAAGTAAGAGAACTGCGGACTACCTTAGGGGAAACTACGGCTGCCTCGTTTACGGACCTGACCATGCGTGGGGGCTCCATAACGTACGATACGCCTGCTCCGGCGGCGAAAGGTGGTTTTGATGCCAATCATCTGGCCATCCGTCAAATCAATGGGGAGTTATCCGCATTCGATTTTTCTGGGACGCAGCTGGTGGCCAAGATATTAGAGCTACAGGGGCAAGACCAAAGCGGCTTGCAGCTTAATCACCTAAGTGGAGATATTACCTACGATTCTATTGCTTTGGTCGTGGAAAATTTAGTGCTCGACACCGAGCAAAGTAGCCTGAACGCTACGCTTTTTCGTTACGGTTTCCCTGAAGATAGCCTCTCCAATAATCTGGATCTTACCGCTCGCGCGCAGGGAGATTTAGCGATCAGTGAATTGCTGAAGTTGCTACCAGATAGCCTTACTTCACCCTGGCTGCAAGATTATCCGGGGAGTAAGATCAGCTTTGTGACCAATTTGTCTAGTGAAGGCGAGCAGCTGAATATTGGCCAGTTGGATGTTCAGGCACCAGGAGTAGATCTACGCGCTAAAGGAGAAGTATACCGGCCGCTGGACCCTGAGCAAATAGGGGGGCAGTTGACCCTTGATCGTTTTCAGGTGGAACCCGATAAGGTACGCGTACTTTTACCACCGGATTTATTGCCCGACTATATCGAATGGCCCCGCCTTGTGAGTGCCCAAGGGCGCGTCAGCTATCTCAACCAAAATTTGTCCCTCAACCTACGCGCCCGCGAGGAACGCCTAACCACGCCACTGTGGACCCAGTTTTTGCTGCAAGGGAAAATCCTCAAGCCCGCCGATTTCAAGCAAGCGACTTTTGACGTCTTCATGGATACCCTCTTTGTAACCCGACAGAGCATTCAGGCTTATCTCCCCCCGAAAGCATTGCCGGAAGGCTACCAAATCCCCGACTATCTGGAGGCTTCAGGTTCAGTCAGCGGCCCCATGAATAACCTGGTCGTCGATCTGCAACTTTTTCTTCCCGGTCGCGAAACCTATCTGAAAGTGGGAGGTAAGGTAAAAGAAGTGCTGGACCCAGAAGCGCTGTTCCTCGATCTGAAATTGGCGGACCTCAATGTGAGAACTGCCGATGTCTTGCCCTTGCTACCCGATAGCCTTTTGTCGCCAGATTTTAATCTTCCTAATCTGCGCATCCAGAATGCTAGCCTTACGGGTAAACTGGATGATCTGGCATTCAATTTACCCATCAACACCAGCAATGGCAACGGCAATGTTAGCGGAATTTATAAGCCCAAGGACTTTTCCCTTGATCTGGATTTGTTTGATACCGAGTTGGCCGAGCTGTTTACAGGAGCTATTCATGATACCATTGCCAGTTTGGAACTCCAACCTTTACGTATGGAAATTCAAGCCGTTGGCAGCTTGGAACCGACCTTTACGGCCAGCATCCACACCCGCCTGACGGAAGAAGAACGCGGCCAACTACTAGATCTCAATGCGGAAATTAGCGAGAATGACTACCGCGCACAGCTGGTTTTTTCGCATCCCTATTTGCAAGGAACAGGGGAGGGGCGTTACCAACTCCAGGATAGTACTGCGCTGGTACGAGCAAATTTCGATCTCAATAAAATAGACCTGGAGCGTTGGCAACTAAGTGATCGTCCCTTGTTAGGGTCCGGGAAGCTGGAGGTGAATAGCATTGGCCTGAAAGCCGATCAATTGGATGCTAGGATTCTTTTAGACAATATACTGCTGCGTGGCGAAGGCTCTACGGCTTACATCGATAGCATGCTGATTTTGGCCAACTTAAACCAGGAAGAAAACCAGGTGACCATTAACAGCGATGTCTTGCAAGCTCGTCTGACCGGCGTTTTTGACCCACTTAAGATTATGCCGGAAATCGTCAGGTTTTTAACATCCTATTTAGACGAAGAACCTTTCGCTGGCGATCCCGTCATCAATGGCCAGAATTTTGAGTTGGAAATGGAACTCACCAACCCACGGCCCTTTACCTCTGGGATTATTCCCGGCTTGACCGAGCTGTCTCCTTTTAGCGTTGATTTTAGCTATCGCGACAAGGAACCGGCTTTGCTTTTTGATCTGCAATTAGGACAACTCAGTTATGGTGGAATTAGACTGGAGGGGATGGCCATCAAAGCCGAAGGCGATGAACAGCAGCTTGCGCTGAATGGTGATTGGCGGAATATTGTGATCGGAGAAGATATTGCAATCGGCCGCACCAGTATCGTAAGCAAACAAATTCAGGGCGGTTTGAACACAACCCTTAAAGTCTTTGCGCAGGATAGTGTCCGACATCGCTTTTCTTTCAATTGGAGACAGACGACAAGAGGACAGGAGATTTCTTTGGAGCCCCGTCAGGTGATTAATTTTTCTGAATGGCGTTTGCCGGAAGGCAATGCAATCGTGATTCTGGACAGTACCTTAACGGTAGAAGATTGGGTAATGAGTCGCAATGATCGTTCTATCCGTATGGAGGATACAGAACAAAACGGGCTAGCCATCAGCTTTGATGATGTGAATTTGGCCCGTTTCAGTCGCTTACTCAATTCGGAGGAGGCCTTGTTGGGAGGGATCATGAATGGTAATGTGTACCTTGATGAAGTACTCACCAATCTGGGTATTCGTGCCGACCTGGGAATTGCACAATTGGCTTACTACGAACAAGCAATGGGTGATTTTGCCGTCGCCGTCAGCTCTACTGACAATACCAATTTTGAGATGTCCGCGAGTTTAAATGGTGCTGGGAATGATCTTTCCGTAAGGGGTACTTACCGTGAAGGAGGTGTTTTGGATTTGCAGTTGGCAATGAAGCAGCTACAGGTCGCTAGTGTTGAGCCTTTTTCGCTAGGGTATCTAAAAAATGCAGAAGGTTACCTAGAGGGCAATCTTGCGGTAACAGGTACCATCAACGAGCCGCGCATTGATGGACAGGTCAGTTTTCAGGACGCCGCACTGGCAATAAGTTTATTGGGGAGCCGGTATCGGCTCGATGATCAAACCATCCGCTTTAATGGTAAGACCATGCTCTTTGAGCAGTTCACCCTACTGGATGAAAATAACAACAACGCTACCTTGGACGGAAGAGTCATCGTCAATTCGCTGGAAGATATTCAACTTGACCTACAGGCTCGAACCAAAGATTTTTTGGCCGTCAATTCTACGGAAAAAGACAACGACCTTTTCTACGGTTACCTCCGCGTAGATGCCGAGGTAAGCATCACAGGAACGGCTGCTGAACCCCGACTGGTTGTTGCTGCGGCTCCGAGTAGCGAATCCAACCTGACGTATGCCTACTCTACCGGTGACCAAGCTCGCCTGGAGACAACCCAAGGGGTCATCAAGTTTGCGGAAACCTACGAGTGGGAAGAAATCATCGCCAATGAGCAACGCGACACCCTCACAAAAAGTGGCAGTGGAGCTTACCTGGAAACCAATTTGCAAATCAATGAAAAACTACGCATCCGCGTGATCATTGACCCAATTACGCAACAGGAATTTTCCGGAAGGGGCAACGGTACCATGACTTTTATTCAGTATCCCACAGGGCAACAACAGCTGACCGGGCAGATCAGGATGGCTGGAGGTGCTTATGACATGGTGCTTGAAGGCCTGCAAACCTATACTTTTGATTTGCAAGCTGGCAGCGAAGTCATCTTTACCGGCAACCCATTCAACCCCCAATTTGATCTTACGATCACCAATACCGTCAAAGTGAGTCCACTGCCACTGGTGTCGTCTGTGACATCGGGGGTGGCTGATCAAACTGCTTTGCGACAACGCCAAACCTTTCTCGTGGCGCTTGATCTCAAGGGAGATTTACAAGGGATGGACATCAATGCGGATATCCTATATCCAGAAGACATTTACGGTAATCAAAACCTTGATGCCGTGAAGGATGCGCTTAGCCAATTACGCAGTGATCAGAGCCGAGTTTACCTCACAGCCATTATGCTGATAACCTTTAAGAGTTTTGTGATTCCTAAGCTAGATGTTGGAGGCAATCCTCAGGAAAATATCGTTAATGGCGTCGCAGGTGCTGTAGGAGATGCCCTTAGTCAATTGGTCAATAGTCAGTTGGGGTTTGTTGACTTCAACCTGGGGGTAGAAAACTACGAGACAAGTACAGGGGAGCAGAACTACAATCTGCGCTTGAGTTTACAAAAAAGTTTCTTCAATGACCGTCTGATCGTCAGTGTTGACGGGGTCACCAATACCGCGGCCGATACGGGCACTACGGAGGGAGATGCGCAGACCTATATTGATAATGTCTCCGTAGCTTACTTATTAGATCCTGATGGAAACCTACGCATTAAGCTCTTTAATGATCGTGATCGTAATGAATTTGTAGGGGGCAACACCATTCGCTTTGGGGGCAGGCTGGTATTCAGTAAGGATTTTAATCGTTTTTTTTGGCAGAAAAAATAA
- a CDS encoding sigma 54-interacting transcriptional regulator — MDKLFIPPQAAFIKALPHPVLLVASNGFVHAINESATCLLQYTEQELLGRSWAGIDAHLTLIAWKANWKELRKAGFLRYSTDLAMSGALLRPVEVTMVPFDDNLALVLITDKIERTGKEALLSVLSIRTNTAHWRYDSLRKQWHISPLLMSFFEWGESEEELVLNDEDFEQRMTECLIPGSWSKLKEKFKSALREGSPFEEEILLKEGFKYARLAVSGISLSNALHTVQMVGTLNPPFSNQQELEGNKLAQFALDHARDLIYWLREDGRVVYANQSFLDRLDFTRNDLRNLTIDDFVVGNTAEAFQQFWDSQRNEKFATGEFKVVSKKGNEIIASYNTNFVKQDDEELMCVYLRDITHFKERNELLELTQFSTDNAPDLIFWTRPDGTFRYVNNKAAQRLEYEQEDFQTMEVTDIAPYFDEEAKRLFWERLRKENNFQEVFVLTNKNGELIETAVSVNYLNFAGEEIACSFCRDITMAKVRRRRRDLLEFTLDSTREMILWSRPDGVIQYSNEQFLKKTGYLAEEVNGNSIQSLFTVESFRQGDIWDELRECGEIRKEVVLLNKEGEEMVLDANFNYINYNGEEYKCIYFRDLSKKKKRDLALKLSYGALEAAAEVVVWLKETGEVEYLNQAMVDYIGGQKEDWLEQQLHRVFPQLKLSKIVPGTSIEYSMPSKDGHTVYLELTFSEIYQAGNRYFVIIGRNFTERYLRRKEIEKAQRRIEELSARLQEENIMLREEVSADYRVDNIVTVSPRYQKVLQQVSQVADADTTVLILGETGTGKELLARAVHELSEREDYPLIKVNCAALPENLIESELFGHEQGAFTGAHTRKKGRFELANKGTIFLDEVGELPLALQAKLLRVLQEGEFERVGGTETIKVDVRLIAATNRSLEEMVKEGRFRADLYYRLNVFPIVNIPLRERPEDIKVLTEYFVRRFATRLGKKIVKINVADLNSLQEYRFPGNVRELENIIERAVVLCQGETLRIPLDNQQGSDLFDTAFPTFDEMQRNYIIDALKRTEGRITGPAGAGRLLGLNDRTLMSKIRKFGIEKKEYLL; from the coding sequence TTGGATAAATTGTTTATACCACCCCAAGCGGCGTTCATCAAGGCCTTGCCTCATCCAGTATTACTGGTTGCTAGCAATGGCTTTGTTCATGCTATTAATGAATCGGCAACTTGCTTATTACAGTACACAGAACAAGAATTGCTAGGTCGTTCATGGGCAGGGATTGATGCTCATCTCACCCTTATTGCCTGGAAAGCAAACTGGAAGGAACTGCGAAAAGCTGGCTTTTTACGCTATTCCACAGACTTGGCCATGAGTGGTGCGCTTCTCCGACCAGTAGAGGTTACTATGGTGCCTTTTGACGATAATTTGGCACTGGTGTTGATCACTGATAAAATTGAACGAACAGGAAAAGAGGCACTGCTTTCAGTACTTAGTATTAGAACCAATACGGCTCACTGGCGTTACGATTCACTGCGTAAGCAGTGGCATATTTCTCCTTTGCTGATGTCTTTTTTTGAATGGGGGGAAAGTGAGGAAGAGTTGGTATTAAACGATGAGGATTTTGAACAAAGAATGACGGAATGTCTGATTCCTGGGAGTTGGTCTAAACTTAAAGAGAAATTTAAGTCAGCACTAAGGGAAGGGAGCCCTTTTGAAGAGGAAATCTTGTTGAAAGAGGGTTTCAAATATGCGCGTTTAGCGGTTAGTGGGATCAGTTTGTCCAATGCCTTGCATACGGTACAAATGGTAGGCACCCTCAACCCTCCGTTTTCAAATCAACAGGAGTTGGAAGGGAACAAGCTGGCACAGTTTGCGCTGGATCACGCACGGGATTTGATTTATTGGCTCCGTGAAGATGGACGGGTAGTTTACGCTAATCAGTCTTTTCTTGACCGTTTGGATTTTACCAGGAATGATCTTCGTAATTTAACAATAGATGATTTTGTTGTAGGTAATACAGCGGAAGCTTTTCAACAGTTTTGGGATAGTCAGCGCAACGAAAAATTTGCCACAGGAGAGTTTAAAGTGGTTTCGAAAAAAGGTAACGAAATCATAGCGAGCTATAATACGAATTTTGTCAAGCAGGATGATGAGGAACTGATGTGCGTTTATCTTAGAGACATCACGCATTTTAAGGAGCGTAATGAGCTTTTAGAACTCACTCAGTTCAGTACCGACAATGCTCCCGATCTGATTTTCTGGACGCGTCCGGATGGTACTTTTCGCTACGTGAATAACAAAGCAGCGCAGAGGCTAGAATATGAGCAAGAAGACTTTCAGACGATGGAAGTTACGGATATTGCTCCTTACTTTGATGAAGAGGCAAAGCGGCTATTTTGGGAAAGATTGCGTAAGGAAAATAACTTTCAGGAAGTTTTTGTGCTTACCAACAAAAACGGCGAGCTTATCGAAACTGCTGTAAGTGTCAATTATCTGAATTTTGCTGGAGAAGAAATTGCCTGTAGTTTTTGCCGTGATATAACAATGGCTAAAGTCCGTCGCCGTCGCCGGGATTTGCTGGAATTTACCCTGGATAGCACCCGAGAGATGATTCTGTGGTCGAGGCCCGATGGTGTTATCCAATATTCGAATGAGCAGTTTTTAAAGAAGACCGGATATCTCGCTGAAGAAGTCAATGGAAATAGCATCCAAAGCTTGTTTACCGTGGAGTCGTTCCGGCAAGGAGATATTTGGGATGAGCTGCGTGAATGCGGTGAAATTCGCAAAGAAGTCGTTTTGTTGAATAAGGAGGGCGAGGAAATGGTACTAGACGCCAACTTTAATTACATCAACTACAACGGGGAAGAGTATAAGTGCATCTACTTTCGAGATTTAAGCAAGAAAAAGAAACGTGATTTAGCGCTCAAACTTTCCTATGGGGCTTTAGAAGCGGCAGCTGAAGTAGTGGTATGGTTGAAAGAGACGGGTGAGGTAGAATACCTTAATCAGGCAATGGTCGATTACATCGGTGGCCAAAAAGAAGATTGGTTGGAGCAACAACTACACCGTGTTTTCCCTCAGTTGAAGTTGTCTAAAATCGTTCCAGGAACTTCGATCGAGTACAGTATGCCTTCAAAAGATGGTCATACCGTTTATTTGGAACTCACGTTTAGTGAAATCTACCAGGCAGGTAATCGCTACTTTGTAATTATTGGGAGGAATTTCACCGAACGCTACTTACGCCGTAAAGAAATTGAAAAGGCTCAGCGCCGGATTGAAGAGTTGAGTGCACGCTTACAGGAAGAGAATATCATGTTGCGGGAAGAGGTCAGCGCGGATTACCGTGTAGATAATATCGTTACCGTGAGTCCTCGTTACCAGAAAGTATTACAACAAGTTAGCCAAGTGGCTGATGCTGATACGACAGTCTTGATTTTAGGTGAGACGGGTACGGGAAAAGAACTGCTTGCGCGTGCGGTACACGAGTTGAGTGAGCGAGAGGATTATCCGCTCATTAAAGTGAATTGTGCGGCATTGCCAGAAAACCTCATCGAAAGCGAGCTGTTTGGCCATGAACAAGGGGCTTTTACCGGAGCACATACCCGTAAGAAAGGACGCTTTGAACTAGCAAATAAAGGCACTATTTTTCTTGATGAGGTGGGAGAACTCCCGCTTGCGCTACAGGCAAAATTGTTGAGGGTTTTGCAGGAAGGGGAGTTTGAAAGAGTAGGGGGGACTGAAACGATAAAAGTGGATGTACGGCTGATTGCAGCAACAAATAGATCGTTGGAGGAGATGGTCAAGGAGGGGCGCTTTCGTGCCGATCTATACTACCGTCTTAATGTATTTCCTATTGTAAATATTCCCCTGCGGGAACGCCCAGAGGATATCAAAGTATTGACAGAATATTTTGTCCGGCGTTTTGCTACCCGTTTAGGGAAGAAAATCGTCAAGATCAACGTAGCAGACCTCAATAGTTTGCAAGAATATCGCTTTCCCGGTAATGTCCGTGAGTTAGAA